A stretch of the Glycine soja cultivar W05 chromosome 13, ASM419377v2, whole genome shotgun sequence genome encodes the following:
- the LOC114382402 gene encoding ALBINO3-like protein 1, chloroplastic, whose protein sequence is MAALLPCAPNIVYGPLLGNRSTSHLPHRPHSHAFSGSTTRHFLRGSLTVARFGFKPDFLPEPDEAEGVLRELFGRAEGLLYTIADAAVSSSSSSSSDTVAASYAAKQSNDWLSGIANYMETVLKVLKDGLSALHVPYAYGFAIILLTVLVKAATFPLTKKQVESSLAMRTLQPQVKAIQQRYAGDQERIQLETARLYKLANINPLAGCLPTLATIPVWIGLYRALSSVADEGLLTEGFFWIPSLAGPTTVAARQNGSGISWLFPFVDGHPPLGWSDTLAYLVLPVLLVVSQYISVQIMQSSQPNDPNMKSSQALTNFLPLMIGYFALSVPSGLSLYWLTNNILSTAQQVWLQKLGGAKNPVRQVPDDIMKNDLTQVQKSMSKLNSTTAEEARLSEKTSEGPQPGERFKLIKEQEARRKQQREEEEEKRKALEAAARETKVDKTLEETVEVENQTGGDLVVEKSRSLASDTDPSISGVVNGNPLSKDLEGNQNSTSTSETENNEGSAHFNNVEINEKILDKEPREVLTTTTTTNKQPPAEETKD, encoded by the exons ATGGCAGCTCTGTTACCTTGCGCGCCGAACATAGTCTATGGTCCGTTGTTGGGGAACCGGAGCACGAGCCACCTCCCGCACCGACCTCACTCCCATGCTTTCTCCGGTTCGACCACCAGACACTTTCTTCGCGGTTCGCTTACCGTCGCCCGGTTCGGATTCAAACCCGATTTCTTGCCCGAGCCGGATGAAGCTGAAGGCGTTCTCAGAGAACTGTTCGGCCGAGCGGAGGGACTTCTTTACACGATTGCCGATGCCGCCGtttcttcgtcttcttcttcttcttccgatACGGTTGCGGCTTCCTATGCCGCCAAACAGAGCAACGATTGGCTTTCCGGAATTGCCAATTACATGGAGACGGTTCTCAAG GTACTCAAGGACGGGCTTTCTGCTTTGCATGTCCCGTATGCTTATGGTTTTGCAATTATACTGCTCACGGTTCTTGTAAAAGCTGCCACTTTTCCATTAACCAAAAAACAG GTAGAATCTTCCTTAGCTATGCGAACTTTGCAACCACAAGTAAAGGCCATCCAGCAGCGTTATGCTGGTGATCAG GAGAGAATTCAACTCGAAACTGCTCGGTTGTATAAACTAGCCAACATTAATCCTCTAGCAG GATGCCTGCCTACACTCGCAACAATACCAGTGTGGATTGGGCTATATCGAGCCCTTTCAAGTGTGGCAGATGAG GGGCTCCTTACTGAAGGCTTCTTCTGGATACCTTCCCTTGCTGGTCCAACTACAGTTGCAGCTCGTCAGAATGGCAGTGGTATCTCTTGGCTTTTTCCTTTCGTG GATGGTCACCCTCCCCTCGGATGGTCAGATACATTGGCTTACCTGGTCTTGCCTGTGTTGCTGGTCGTCTCTCAGTACATCTCTGTCCAAATAATGCAGTCATCACAG CCTAATGATCCCAACATGAAAAGTTCTCAAGCCTTGACCAATTTCCTTCCATTAATGATTGGTTACTTTGCTCTCTCAGTTCCTTCTGGTCTTAGCCTTTACTG gttaacaaataatatattgagCACTGCACAACAAGTATGGCTTCAAAAGTTAGGAGGTGCTAAAAATCCTGTGAGGCAAGTCCCAGATGATATCATGAAGAATGACCTAACACAGGTTCAGAAGTCAATGTCTAAACTAAATTCCACAACAGCGGAAGAAGCCAGACTAAGTGAGAAAACATCAGAGGGGCCACAACCTGGTGAAAG ATTTAAGCTAATAAAAGAGCAAGAGGcaagaagaaaacaacaaagagaagaagaagaagaaaaaaggaaagccTTGGAAGCAGCAGCTAGAGAAACTAAAGTAGACAAGACACTTGAGGAAACAGTTGAAGTGGAGAATCAAACTGGAGGTGATTTAGTTGTTGAAAAATCTCGGTCTTTGGCTTCAGATACTGATCCCTCCATATCTGGAGTAGTAAATGGTAATCCATTAAGTAAAGACTTGGAGGGAAATCAGAATTCTACATCTACATCTGAGACAGAAAATAATGAAGGTTCTGCTCATTTCAACAATGTTGAGATAAACGAGAAAATTTTAGACAAG GAACCAAGAGAAGTATTAACAACTACAACCACCACAAACAAACAACCTCCTGCGGAAGAGACAAAGGATTGA
- the LOC114380765 gene encoding photosystem II core complex proteins psbY, chloroplastic-like, giving the protein MAATIATTMAMINSKCINTTGSSHKLHNPKLPPSKPTLSLFSLQNLPKGLTSHVSTSTAGTAIAGAIFSSLANCDAALAASQIAELAEGDNRGLALLLPLIPAIAWVLFNILQPALNQLNRMRNSKGVIVGLGLGLCASGMMSGPEASASEIAMIADAAASDNRGQLLLFVVTPAIVWVLYNILQPALNQLNRMRSE; this is encoded by the coding sequence ATGGCAGCAACCATAGCAACAACAATGGCTATGATCAACTCAAAGTGCATCAACACAACAGGGTCATCACACAAGTTGCACAACCCCAAGCTCCCACCCTCAAAACCCACCCTCTCCCTTTTCTCCCTTCAGAACCTCCCAAAGGGCCTAACCTCCCACGTCTCAACTTCCACAGCAGGCACTGCCATCGCAGGCGCAATATTCTCCTCACTCGCAAACTGCGACGCAGCCTTAGCTGCATCGCAAATTGCTGAATTAGCCGAAGGTGATAACCGCGGGCTGGCATTGTTGTTGCCGTTGATTCCAGCCATAGCGTGGGTGCTGTTCAACATTCTGCAGCCAGCACTGAACCAACTGAACCGCATGCGTAACAGCAAGGGGGTCATCGTTGGGCTCGGGCTAGGGCTCTGTGCATCGGGCATGATGTCCGGCCCAGAAGCGTCGGCTAGTGAGATTGCTATGATTGCCGATGCTGCTGCCAGTGACAACAGGGGACAGCTTCTGCTGTTTGTGGTTACACCAGCGATTGTTTGGGTTCTGTACAACATTTTGCAACCGGCACTCAACCAGCTTAACAGAATGAGATCCGAGTAG
- the LOC114380764 gene encoding midasin-like: MATSTPKTNVVFIDTNLDTHLALVVSDLDTVSNLKKSILSEHPLCFPKIGKIQIHGIKVERKGYFYHLTDSMPVRSAFSGVKESWFLTVDVSVLRECAQNDQLFSLGIANNALTVGSPSKRGCTFDNFKLPQLDNRPVENEEIPVASPHVLKHTGKGVKSSGHHDTGTPLPGSIPETEDHCFVNRKLPSLNTECEVDGSGKGIKDDRNVCEEAPVSSAKKIRKSNRKKQDMVQDDNSKDAAAVDNALSFPSKRASSANNELPGSRIECEVDGTNEGIKDACIVHEEGNCKSVSSVKKKQKGKRKKEDAVQHDTSKVNDSSVVGSGDYTIQQDIQVVANPSEDADKEVIKETEILKEHQHADGSNNNTKNDIDVAASANKKHKKRKRSLTVDSKEMFKVETAIQKDEMHKSDEAHKERKESKEQFELKNEKSRDDVEYKQDQVTEDILNTGPPAKKKRNGKEKSGEESLSKANLINDFNVDSTSHHILEDQQKIKNSNADQSAEHFDDTNPPRTSVRGRRKKGKINSSNPYETPVVTSSRKDEEADCSSIQRGVQKEISEDGLSSKDLGMSKATINNMETGTDACKEGFQSTERTTANYKNHSDIGIKAHTADVDEPMELTENNENVVLDQCHKNEADQIEGAEEGREVSPHNDPKLVQLEKSTSSSQDKTDANIGELNVTSKGVDVNGMTEPIKSVKEKRTRKAKNSGGGSALREGIGLVDASEHETVIMKSLSAKNCDPKSGNTETEENPLNQTEGGKNQQEKVQGTSDKEDDSGVDNADSLEQIKTKSNAEHMDKRQRKKSNSKQTSTSKSISSMLTKDQVLDSKKPSPSSGSGTHGKPSVAVTKKSKSTSTKSTNKSSKTNLELVEDSVRLELSDSRFNSGGKDAAQHSTCSPGEKDDDNLEAINGHTHAEDLSSSQQLSSKEKLDVRSDLGKKVPNVHRTGQDSKLSGRSDRAVSLIGENRKAHVNAFGKSMDLEKQRKRAPVSNLKLEGSIKMVQNKAGKASGNNVRGVASKTQQEKSLLSGAIFKDDSSSTSEDEVDNSDASTRTPSYNPLMSDFSDGDSSSVSYGGRSQENGARSSVKASFSGTKGMSIDDVLRSSSRFKKARTASLLEETQSQPEFVPDSLAE, encoded by the exons ATGGCGACTTCGACTCCTAAAACCAACGTCGTTTTCATAGACACCAACCTCGATACCCACTTGGCCCTCGTCGTTTCCGACCTCGACACTGTCTCCAACCTCAAAA AGAGTATTCTGTCGGAACATCCCTTATGCTTTCCGAAAATTGGGAAAATTCAGATTCATGGGATAAAG GTTGAGCGCAAGGGGTACTTTTACCACCTTACAGATTCCATGCCTGTGAGAAGTGCCTTCAGTGGTGTCAAAGAGAGCTGGTTTCTCACTGTTGATGTTTCTGTGTTGAGGGAGTGTGCTCAGAATGACCAATTATTTTCTCTTGGCATTGCAAATAATGCTTTGACTGTTGGTTCTCCATCCAAGAGGGGGTGCACCTTTGACAATTTCAAGTTGCCTCAGTTGGACAATAGACCagttgaaaatgaagaaattcctGTTGCTAGTCCACATGTTTTGAAACATACTGGCAAAGGAGTTAAGTCATCTGGCCACCACGACACTGGAACCCCATTACCTGGTTCTATTCCTGAGACGGAGGACCATTGCTTTGTAAATCGCAAACTGCCAAGTTTGAATACTGAGTGTGAAGTAGATGGATCTGGTAAAGGCATTAAGGATGATCGTAATGTATGTGAAGAGGCTCCTGTATCAAGTGCAAAGAAAATACGAAAGAGTAACAGGAAAAAACAAGACATGGTGCAAGATGATAATTCAAAAGATGCTGCTGCTGTAGACAATGCTCTTAGTTTTCCATCCAAAAGGGCATCCAGTgcaaataatgaacttccaGGTTCACGTATTGAATGCGAGGTAGATGGAACCAATGAAGGCATTAAGGATGCTTGTATTGTACATGAGGAGGGAAATTGTAAATCTGTATCAAGTGTGAAGAAAAAACAGAAaggtaaaaggaaaaaagaagatgCGGTGCAGCATGACACTTCAAAAGTAAATGATTCTTCTGTTGTTGGATCTGGTGATTATACAATTCAGCAGGATATTCAGGTAGTAGCAAATCCTTCAGAGGATGCAGATAAAGAAGTAATTAAGGAAACTGAAATTTTAAAGGAGCATCAGCACGCTGATGGCAGCAATAATAACACTAAGAATGACATTGATGTTGCTGCATCTGCAAATAAGAAGCATAAGAAAAGGAAGAGGTCTTTGACTGTTGATTCTAAAGAAATGTTCAAGGTAGAGACAGCAATTCAGAAGGATGAAATGCATAAGTCTGATGAAGCACATAAggaaaggaaagaatcaaaagagcAGTTTgaacttaaaaatgaaaaatctaggGATGATGTTGAATATAAGCAAGATCAGGTAACTGAAGACATTTTAAATACTGGACCTCCTGCAAAGAAAAAGAGGAATGGCAAAGAGAAAAGTGGAGAAGAAAGTTTGTCCAAGGCAAACTTGATTAATGATTTCAATGTAGACAGTACTTCTCACCACATTTTGGAGGACCAACAGAAGATTAAAAACAGCAATGCTGACCAATCAGCTGAACATTTTGATGACACTAATCCACCGCGAACTAGTGTGCGGGGTAGGAGGAAGAAAGGGAAGATAAATTCATCAAATCCATATGAAACACCTGTAGTTACTTCTTCCAGGAAAGATGAAGAAGCAGATTGTTCCAGTATTCAAAGAGGTGTTCAGAAGGAAATATCCGAAGATGGCctatcctctaaag ATCTTGGTATGAGCAAAGCTACTATTAACAACATGGAGACTGGAACAGATGCATGCAAAGAAGGCTTTCAATCTACGGAAAGAACAACAGCAAATTATAAAAACCATTCTGACATTGGAATAAAAGCACACACTGCTGATGTGGATGAGCCTATGGAGCTGACTGAGAATAATGAGAATGTTGTCCTTGATCAATGTCATAAAAATGAAGCTGATCAGATTGAGGGAGCTGAGGAAGGAAGAGAAGTATCACCACATAATGATCCTAAGTTAGTGCAGTTGGAAAAGTCCACATCATCCAGCCAGGATAAAACAGATGCAAACATCGGAGAATTAAATGTGACTTCAAAAGGTGTGGATGTCAATGGAATGACTGAACCTATAAAATCAGTGAAGGAAAAAAGGACGAGAAAAGCTAAGAATTCAGGTGGAGGGTCTGCACTTAGAGAAGGTATTGGCCTTGTGGATGCTTCTGAGCATGAAACTGTTATTATGAAATCTCTTAGTGCAAAAAATTGTGATCCTAAGTCAGGAAATACAGAGACAGAGGAGAACCCTTTAAATCAAACAGAAGGGGGGAAAAATCAGCAGGAGAAAGTGCAAGGGACTTCTGATAAGGAAGATGATTCTGGTGTTGATAATGCTGATTCCTTGgaacaaattaaaactaaatctaATGCTGAACACATGGACAAGAGACAGAGAAAGAAATCAAACAGCAAACAGACTTCAACCTCAAAGAGCATATCAAGTATGCTAACAAAAGATCAAGTTCTTGATAGCAAGAAGCCATCACCATCTTCTGGCAGTGGAACACATGGCAAACCTTCAGTTGCAGTGACAAAGAAGAGTAAATCTACAAGCACGAAGTCCACTAACAAAtcaagcaaaacaaatttggaaCTGGTGGAAGACTCTGTTAGACTTGAACTTTCTGATTCTCGGTTTAATTCTGGGGGTAAAGATGCTGCCCAGCATTCAACATGCTCTCCTGGAGAGAAAGATGATGATAACTTGGAAGCAATAAATGGACATACTCATGCTGAGGATTTAAGCTCCTCACAGCAATTATCATCAAAGGAAAAGCTTGATGTAAGGAGTGACCTTGGTAAGAAGGTTCCAAATGTACACAGGACTGGACAAGATTCAAAATTGTCTGGTAGATCTGACAGGGCTGTGTCCTTAATTGGAGAAAACAGAAAGGCTCATGTCAATGCTTTTGGGAAAAGTATGGATttggagaaacaaagaaaacgtGCTCCTGTATCAAACTTAAAGCTGGAAGGTTCCATAAAAATGGTTCAAAATAAAGCAGGAAAAGCTTCTGGGAACAACGTTCGTGGAGTTGCAAGTAAAACACAACAAGAGAAGAGCTTGTTATCAGGAGCAATTTTCAAGGATGACAGTAGCAGCACCTCTGAAGATGAAGTTGATAATTCTGATGCCAGCACTAGAACTCCATCATATAATCCACTGATGTCTGATTTTTCTGATGGGGATAGCAGTTCAG tttcaTATGGTGGGAGAAGTCAGGAAAATGGTGCAAGAAGTTCCGTAAAAGCAAG CTTTTCAGGCACAAAAGGGATGTCAATCGATGATGTTCTTAGAAGCTCAAGCAGGTTTAAGAAGGCCAGAACAGCCTCTCTTTTGGAAGAGACTCAAAGCCAGCCCGAATTTGTTCCAGACAGCCTGGCCGAGTAA
- the LOC114382720 gene encoding very-long-chain 3-oxoacyl-CoA reductase 1-like encodes MECCIISRLKTQPIWFALLFIVGLLTILKLAFVVLRWVYVNFLRPPKNLKKYGSWAVVTGPTDGIGKSFAFELARKGLNLVLVGRNPDKLKDVSDSIAARFGKTEVKTVVVDFFGDLDEGVKKISEAIQGLEVGVLVNNVGVSYPYARFFHEVDEGLLNNLIKLNVVGTTKVTQAVLPGMLKRKKGAIVNMGSGAAIVIPSDPLYAVYAATKAYIDQFSRCLYVEYKRSGIDVQCQVPLYVATKMASIRKSSFFVPSTDGYAKAGVKWIGYEPRCTPYWPHTLLWAVACSLPEFVVDAWRLWFCLGIRKRGQRKDSMKKE; translated from the exons ATGGAATGCTGCATAATCTCCAGGCTCAAGACCCAACCCATATGGTTCGCGCTTCTCTTTATTGTGGGATTGTTAACGATTCTCAAATTGGCATTCGTTGTTCTCAGATGGGTCTACGTCAATTTCCTCAGACCACCGAAGAATCTCAAAAAGTACGGATCTTGGGCCGTGGTTACTGGACCCACCGACGGCATTGGAAAGAGCTTCGCCTTCGAGCTCGCTCGCAAGGGCTTGAACCTCGTCCTTGTCGGAAGAAACCCCGACAAGCTCAAAGACGTGTCGGATTCCATCGCGGCGAGGTTCGGAAAAACCGAGGTTAAGACCGTCGTGGTTGATTTCTTCGGGGATCTGGACGAGGGCGTCAAGAAGATCAGCGAAGCGATTCAAGGGTTGGAAGTTGGAGTGCTCGTTAACAATGTGGGTGTTTCGTACCCTTACGCGAGATTCTTCCATGAAGTGGACGAGGGGCTTCTTAACAACCTTATTAAGCTTAACGTTGTTGGAACTACTAAGGTAACGCAAGCTGTTCTTCCCGGGATGCTGAAGAGAAAGAAGGGTGCGATTGTTAACATGGGTTCTGGAGCTGCTATTGTTATTCCTTCGGATCCTCTTTATGCTGTTTATGCTGCCACCAAAGC GTACATCGATCAGTTTTCGAGATGTCTCTATGTTGAATACAAGAGGAGTGGAATTGACGTTCAGTGTCAG GTTCCATTATATGTGGCAACCAAGATGGCATCAATCAGGAAATCTTCATTCTTTGTTCCATCAACAGATGGCTATGCCAAAGCAGGTGTGAAATGGATAGGCTATGAGCCTCGCTGCACACCATACTGGCCGCATACTCTTCTTTGGGCCGTGGCGTGCTCATTGCCTGAGTTTGTCGTCGATGCTTGGCGCCTGTGGTTTTGCTTGGGTATTCGAAAGAGGGGACAGCGCAAGGATTCCATGAAGAAGGAATAA
- the LOC114381051 gene encoding regulator of G-protein signaling 1-like codes for MVTCAVKGGCPSDYIAIALSILSITVLLLWSIFPFLVHKVPRTKGSGFWLPVIQVVASFNLLLSIVMSNNFLKMGKRHWLRSCYLWGVWVEGPLGFGLLLSCRITQASQLYFIFVKRRLPLIRSYIFLPLILLPWIAAGGVIHSMKPLSSRCHMKAQWTIPVVCLHSLYIAILVGVTAAVHHIEFRFDELKDLWRGILVSVVSIAVWVTAYILNEIYDNISWIEVASRFLLLVVASILVVAFFSISSSQPLLSQISLRRRESREFRTMSQALGIPDSGVLAESEPISRIDPNEPLDKLLLNKRFRQSFMAFADSCLAGESVHFFDEVYELSKIPEDDCVKRIYMARHIIEKYIVAGAAMEVNISHRSRQEILSTSNLTRPDLFHNALNEIIQLMRTNLARDYWSSMFFLKFQEDSNVRSNEYELEQITGWNFSPRLSSVHGTDDPFHQDHLLKSSGCSNDTTNL; via the exons ATGGTGACCTGTGCCGTGAAAGGAGGCTGCCCCAGTGACTACATAGCCATTGCCCTATCCATTCTTTCCATCACTGT GCTTCTCTTATGGTCAATTTTTCCCTTCCTAGTTCACAAGGTTCCTCGTACCAAAGGCAGTGGCTTTTGGTTACCTGTAATTCAAGTTGTTGCCAGCTTCAACCTTCTTCTATCAATTGTG ATGTCAAATAATTTCTTGAAAATGGGAAAGAGACATTGGTTGCGGTCATGCTACCTATGGGGAG TCTGGGTTGAAGGTCCACTAGGGTTTGGTTTGCTGTTGAGCTGTCGCATAACACAAGcttcacaattatattttatctttgtcAA GAGGCGCTTACCATTGATAAgatcatatatttttcttccaCTTATTCTACTTCCCTGGATTGCTGCTGGTGGTG TTATCCATTCAATGAAGCCTCTAAGCAGTCGCTGTCACATGAAAGCTCAATGGACCATCCCAGTTGTATGCCTCCATTCATTGTATATTGCCATTTTGGTTGGGGTTACAGCTGCAGTTCATCACATAGAGTTCAGGTTTGATGAACTCAAAGACCTCTGGCGGGGAATACTTGTATCAGTTGTGTCCATTG CTGTGTGGGTTACTGCTTACATACTAAATGAAATTTATGACAATATCTCATGGATTGAAGTTGCCTCCAGATTTCTGCTTTTAGTTGTG GCTAGCATACTTGTGGTGGCTTTCTTTTCAATATCAAGTTCACAACCACTTCTCTCACAAATCAGCTTGAGGAGAAGAGAATCCAGAGAATTTCGCACAATGAGTCAGGCTCTGGGCATACCTGATAGTGGGGTACTAGCAGAAAGTGAACCCATTTCAAGGATAGATCCTAATGAACCATTGGATAAGCTTCTCCTGAATAAGAGATTCCGGCAGTCTTTTATGGCGTTTGCTGATAG tTGCTTGGCTGGGGAGAGTGTGCACTTCTTTGATGAAGTATATGAGCTTAGTAAAATACCTGAAGATGACTGTGTTAAAAGGATCTACATGGCACGACATATTATTGAGAAATACATAGTTGCAG GTGCGGCTATGGAGGTGAACATCTCTCATAGAAGCAGACAAGAAATTTTATCAACTTCCAACCTCACACGCCCTGATCTCTTCCATAATGCACTTAATGAGATCATTCAGCTGATGAGAACA AATCTGGCCCGAGATTACTGGTCTTCGATGTTCTTCCTGAAGTTCCAGGAAGACTCCAATGTAAGATCTAATGAGTACGAGCTGGAGCAAATAACAGGGTGGAACTTTTCTCCAAGGTTGAGTTCTGTGCATGGTACAGACGATCCTTTTCACCAGGACCATCTTCTCAAGAGCTCAGGCTGTAGCAATGATACAACTAATTTATGA